CACCATTGTGAACAGCGTCAACTCACTACAAGATTacacacttttattttcatatgaggCTGTTGGTTGTAGACATTCAGTACCAACTGTCTTACGTCAGCACAGTCAACACGTCAAGTGCAGAGTAAATGCGTCAATCAAATGTATCTGTGCTGTCCGTCTGAGCACATCTTGTTTTTGTTAATCTCCAGGTAGACGACAACCAGGGTCTgctgatgaaaaatgagaaagagGAATCTGTTTCTCCAACCACCAAATCTTCTCTCAAAAGACAGACTGCGACCGCCTATCTGACGGGTCAGCAGCCGGCTTCAATCAGACTAGAGAAAGCTGACCAGGCGAGGCAGAATGGTAccgagcagagggaggaggtgaaATGTGCCACTCTCTCCAGCCAGACGTCCTTCCAGACCAATGGCTACCACCATCAGCCCTACACCCACACCCAGCTACTCCCGCAGCCTTATTCAAACCCGCAGACACACCACAACAAAAGCTTGACCCTCCCATCTAATGCAAGCACTGACCTTCCAAAGGTATGTTAGATTATGTTCAGCACACAGCATTTGTACTGTGTATATGTTGATGCAACTAGGATTGTTGAATTGTTTGATCAAACTGTACTCTTTATAATCAGGGATTATCAAATCAATTATCGGTCAGTGGCGGTGCCCGTTGATCAATAGAAAAGCTAAATGAGCCACTGTTAGATTAGAAGATCACAGGCAAATGGATGGAAAAATAATCACTTTTCTAAGTAGTTTTAAGTGATTTTTACTTTGAGCAGTGATCAGGCACTGCTCACTATCTGCTAATATTTATTGtgacttaaaggggacctattgtgcttttgtgctttttcccttttctttagtgtgttatttagttttttgtccatgttacaaagcccaaagacCACACCAAAGGGGGTTACTCTCCCCTACAGAAACATTGCTactgaactagggctgtcgcaataactgcaatattgcaataccacGCTATTGACAAACCAACCGcagggatggcaagcaaccgccgCAACCGCTACgccagcagcgtgacgaggcaTCGAGTGTCTAAGCGCTGcacatttggtgttttttttttttgtagtcaCTGATAgtgaaaatgttcaactttgggtaaaacgcaACACCTGCACTGTCACTTTTAACCCAGCCGcccaatcacaatggaggaaGGGCGGTACAAATACCACAAAACCAACTGTCACATCCTgcatgtaggctacaagtgctgaacaacagCAACAATGGAGGATAAATTAATACACATAGATCGGCGGGTCCGTCCTGATCAgatgagatggagatggagatgaaaaatgagaagagccttctgtgtttttcctcttgactttactcgttggtttgctttcctcacacccatttctcttctcgtgcaccgattcgcttaagctgaaccgccaatcagagcGATCTCTCAACATCTTCAACATGATGAATCGGCCAAAAACACTCCAACATTGGCAGATTAGAGCCGACGATGCGGGACACACCAAAAAATTAGGctgacggacgctcaccgacgaccccaaactgtccgacggccgaccgcgGCTTgctgtgtcagggccttaaaacagagcatttcagacagagtgaAAAGGGGTGCAGCAGCACAACcagtataagaaaaataaaaatattttttgaacattgaagcatgtagacatattctagtagaaaccccaaataaaagtatgcacctgaaaataagcataataggacCTCTttaataaatgacaaataaaataacaaataaatgactTCTTATTTTCACTGCCTGAGATGTCATGATCAGGGAGGAGAAAGAGCTATCCAGaatttacattttgtaattaATGATTGTTCTTATTTATGAAATTAGTagctgaaacaaaaacattaatattttgTAACAGCAAGTCAAACTTAGAAACTAGTGTGGTAAACAGACATGGAGCAAACGGCAAACATTTATATTCCTGCAGTGTCTTCCTTCACCCACACAGGTGAATCAGCCTCTAATCAGCAGagtaagtgaaaacacctgtgtgggtgtgcagcCCGTTAAACAGTATTAGCCCTAAAAGGCCTGAAGCGTGCTTATACGCTGAGTCACCAGCTTATCTTTTTCAAGCTCataatgttctgttttttttacgctgtgtgtgtgtgtgaggtgtttTTAATATTCTGCCCTCCTTATCTGAGTAAATGAGGGATGAAGAAACGCCTTTCATTATAATGGTGAACCAGCACAAACTGAAGGCACAAACATGAACGTAGCATTGAAATCAACAATAAAACTTCACAAAGATGGCATTTGTTGCAGCGCTGCCGTGATGATTGCACCACATTGTACATAACAAACTGGTTCCTCCCTGGTGTGTATCTCTTACTATAAGGGTCTAGTTTCCAGCAGGAAGAACAGGACATTGGATCACAGGGTGTCACCTTTTACGTTTGTGTTTCAGGTGGATCACAGTGACATGAGAGTGAGCCTCACTCTTAAACCCAACAGCAGACCAGACTTTGGTTTCCAGACTCATTGGGATTCCACCGGGGCGAGAGTCAAATCCATTCAACCTGGTAAGACTTTCGCTGTATTTATCTCTGCATTGCTCAAATTTACCATCACATTTATGATTAAGCTGACATAGTGTTGAGTCTTTGCTTTGAACCTTGTATTGTAAAACAAGGACATTCTTGTGACGGATGGATGGCAGTGCTACATTGTGCTctcaatgtttgtttgtttttgcttctCCAAGAGTAAATTTGTTCTAACATCCTGCTCTTACAAAAAGAACAGTAATTCAAGACACTGACAGGTCTCAGCgcagacagagcagagacaAATCGTCACTATCGAAACACAAAAATTAGGTTTCTGAGACAGTTTGTTGAGCTAAGACAAAGCTGGAAAAGAGCAAAAAGTCTCTTTTTAATGCTGAAAaagagaaatgtctttatagATTTGGACTAATGGCATATGTGACATGGTTATTAGGATGttgatgtttattttgtgtgcattaaaactacaaaacaacCTATAAAATGAAACCAGTGATTTAAACCTCAAGTATGAATATTTAATCAGAAGTGAGAGAGGTGTCACTTACTCGCAGCGATGTAGTTTTGGCTCACTGGCCTACTTTTCAACTTGGAACAGCAACCTTGTCCTCAATACTGCAGCTCAGTCGGTGCTAAACAAATCACTTCTGAAGctggtacatttttttttttttttttttatgcattgcTGTCCTCATCTTTCTTCATTTCCCTGACGCCTGTCCCTCCCTCCCCAGGCAGTCCAGCGGAGCTTTGCCAGCTGTGTGTGGACGATGAGATTGTGGCTGTTAATGGAGTTGCGGCGGCACACATGAACTACATCCAGTGGAAGGATAAAATGACATCCTCCCTGCAAAACGGCAGTCTGACCATGGACATCCGGCGCTATGGCAACAAGGGTAAGATAATGAGTCTCGTCTTTTACCTTAGCCTTAATTATTTGTGATAATTTAATCTAACTTCTAACCGGTGGTCACAAACAGTAACAGTGTGGCCTTAGCGTTGATGGTTGGTTGTTTTCATTAGATTGGAGCACCGGTGACGGAGGTCATCACAACCAGCCAGGCCAGAGCAGGATGACCCTCAATCTGACCGCCACAGCGCCCGGTCTGATAGGTTGCCCTGATCACCATGCCAACAGTGGTGCCTCTACAGAAACCGCAGTCAGGAAAGTGTCCAAATCCAACGGGCAGACGGACAATGTGAGCAACGTTTTATCGCTTCGGTTATCGCTTCAATTCAAAAAATGGATGCACAAAAGCTTCTGATAGTGCAGCTTGATAAGTGATGCTCATCAAATGATGTTCTTTCACCTCCCCAGGTTTTACAAGGTAAAGTCATGCATGGAGAGCTCGCTGACAGCCACAGGACAGCCAGAAGTAAAGGTAATGACAAGAATAAAGTCTGCAATAGCACATGTCGAACATCTAACTCCtcagatacagtatgtaataatgtaatgttCACCTTATCTGTCCTTCCTCCTAATGTAGATTATAGTAATATTAGTAGGAAAAATCAGAAAAGGAGGGAAGAATTTTTCAAACAGAAAGGTAAAATTCCAGTTTGAACTTtagctttcacaagccaacatgtAGTCTGTTTTAATCGAAGTCTGGTGAGGTTAGTTTGGGCGGTTGTAAACGTAGTAATCGTagtctggtgcggaccaaaacaaccatcTCTCGCAAGTGGTTTGGTTTCTAAgcaaaccaaaacgcaggcttcCTGTGTGGACATaagttgagatggacacaggtaaatgcaggttaacatgagtgggagaggactgacttggacttctgcagaagtctaatGTTTGCTTGatatctgggccgaagagaacatacaggatatgttaaatacagtcaataaaatagagataaactggagaagagatatcaaagtgaaaacacttcaaCAGCAATATTTTCCTCCTACACGCTCCtcagcaaatattttttttttaatttgatccattttaatttgtgcactgtgaaccagactaaatagaaaatgaaccaaaagtatcaatttcacccTGATTCGGACtaaccaaacggactatggcttgtgaaagagCCCTTAGACTTCTTGGGTAGCAGCTTGGTGGCTGGTGCTTGGCTTGGTTAATTATTGGGTATTTTAGTAGTATTCTAAGAAGAGGGCTGCTGATTTAAAAGGAATCAGAAGATGCACAGTGTATAGATGAGAACTTTCACTTTATACcactataataatattagtcTCATACTTGAACAGTATTTTCATCAATGCAGCCTAGCTACTATTAAAGATGTAGCATTTTCACGGCGCTTGCAAACTGGGGCAAAAAATGGTTCTCATCTTGGCATAACTTTACCTCGCAACCACAGAGCTGACAGCACTGATCATGTCCATAACATACCATATCTGATGTGCAACAAATGCTTCTTTTACTGCTCATTCTTTTGCACAATGAGTGATGTGTAATGCTGTCCTTTGTGGTTGTTAATGAATCCAATGTGTGTCCTACAACAATGGCTTCTCTCTTCAGGCTCGGCGGGATTCAGCTCATGGGTTTACTTGTGTGGTAAATGTTTgcactgtgtgtgcgtgtgtgtgtttttaaactgTACTTTGGGCAACAAACTAGTTGTTGTGGAGCAACAAATGAACAAAGCGGATTTGTGTTGTGATGCAAAGTGTGAATaccatttttctttatttactaAGGCATGTTTAAGTCTTTGCTTAACTGTCTCTTTTTCAGTATTTGTGCGCTTTAAGGTGGGGATACGTTCGCAGATTAGTGAGCTGATTTACATACAGACTTGCTGATCCTTGGTCAGGTCTAGTCTGTGAAGCTCTGTAGACCTCTCACGCCACATGTGAACCATTTGACGTTTCatagttaaagggtaactttggtatttttaccaaagggataacgctgtaaccggcagaAGCTAAACGAGTGAACGTTActttagtgaacgtaacgttacattgacgctgctcacttgcccttgcagcgtcaatgtaacgtgttacgttcactaaaagtgcttgtttttgccgctgacaggctcagattgttattaaaagtgtctgacagcattatggaaaggaccctacagagaaataaaacgttttctTACCattctcttgatccggtctgtttgttattgtgtttaaGTCCCACttaaggagaagtcttgttgtgaaatctgaataaccGTATTctctgactcaaataaatacaggcgTCCATCAAactcaaagacctcatccacattgtcgaaatcatctaaatattcagccattacattgaaaatcttttagataacactaagacgcactttctgtactccaacacaacaaactctgccctgcatttccaccatggatgtattccactattccactgttgtcttccagatttcagaacgtttctccttgagcgagactctttccataatgtcagacacttgtaATAACAATCGGAGCCTGTCAGGGCAAAAATaggcacttttagtggatgtgaatgacggtgccagcttgccccaatagcaccatattgccgcccgtgagcagctgccgtctacagcactctccctcaatactggaccaatttcagaaattgttgttgcttttagtcagacacaaaaacaaacaaagtacaAAAGGTACCCTTTCGTGAacaaatatttgagtcagtcctaAAGGTAAAGCTctacaaagagaaaaacaacaattcaTTTTGTCCAACATGGTTGTATTTTGgtcttcagtaaacattgtttcGTAGCAACTGAGGCATCTAGCAGGGCTGTATACTTAATGTTCATACTGTTTCTGGCTACACCCAAAGGTTTTGTGCTACGTAGGAAGATGCTGTAAAACATTTGTCAGAGGTCAGCAGGATAAACGAAGTATGAGGGTTTTTTTCTAGTTCAAAACCAGGCAAAGACTTGCAAACAGTCGAAAATACATAATGCATGATCCAGtgtattttaaaaatgctttggTTTCTCAGTCTTCTAATGTGTCCCCAACCTTTGTGTGGCGTATGTGTGGCCTTGATCATCTTTAGGAGCTACTGTATCATGTCCTCTCTGCTGACCTGTTATTTTCTCTCACAGGAGGTTCAGAATCTGCAATATCCGATGTGAGTTGCCACACCGCTTGATCAAAGGATGTTTGTATGCATGTTCAAACATAAGTTATGCGTATGTGTGTTGAAAGAGTTTGTGATCGTGTTTGAGCCACACAGTCTGTTTGTGCATCACCAGCTCCAGGTGCCATCCCTCAGCCCCTCCTCATCCAGCTGGTCGTGGGACCGTGAGGAGGATCGGAGGCGCCAGGAGAAGTGGCAGGAAGAGCAGGAGCGCCTCCTACAGGTGAAGACTTGTGTCCCCAACACTGAACTACACAGCACAGTCCTTGTTCATTTGAACTTCATCTAAAGTTTACAgctaaatgtatgtgtgtgtgcgcgcttgttttttttttttcaggagcaATACCAGCGGGATCAGGAGAGGCTTGAATCAGAGTGGCGGAGGGCTCAACAAGATGCAAAGGGGGAGTTATGCAGGAAGTCAGAGGTAATGTTGAGTGGTCCTCTGAGCCTTTTCCAAGCTGCAGAACATTTTTAGTTAGAACTGAGAGATCTTAAAACATATTATGAGATTTTCCTCTATAAAGTCACCATAGAAAAAGTTTACCCCAAGCACTGTAGTTGCatgaaccctctgagacccacaatagacacgtttttgtcttttttagggaggtACGGGGGGTGtatagggggagatagcaggtcagcagtttatgccacatagaagtggtgtacatcatctgaaagctgggaaactGATGATTAATtagagatgctgctcagcaccatttgtcaagttgttctagtcagaaatcagaaatgaacatgaattaattaaaataaattgtaaatgtgtataagggtttagaacagtgtgatggaagtatatgatgtccagccccatgctctattataaTTTTGAATTCTTATCAAGATCCTAATATTTCATCTTCCCCACATCATGATGTGATGATATTAGACTGGTTAAAGTATGAGTTGGTATTTTTGATCAGCAGCTCTGACACATGTGATTACCGTGCTGACGGGAACAAATACAACCTGCTACACCTTTACTGCTAATTAGACGGACGTTTTCTGGCTTCTGCTTTCCCTTCAATACGGTTTTAGGAATCCCACAGGATTCATTAGAGGGTCCCTGGCCCACTTTCAATTTCAGTGCTTTACATGGTTTCTATAGTGTCATTTCTTTAATCACCTCGATTTTGAAGCAGAACACCTTTGTTGAGAGCCCTGCCAGCGCCCAGCTCCACGTGAATGGATTGATGAGCAaaaccagaggaggaggagaagaagagcagaGCCCTGACCGAGATGAGCTGAAAGAAACAGGATCAAAACCTCAAAGTAATGAACGAGGAGAGCAGCGTGACAAGATTTCTGAACAAGCCTGgtaattcaacttttttctccTCAATATTGTCAGCTCCTTATCCATCCTTTCTGGGTCTAACAGTGTCATGCATGTGCAGTTATTGTGCTTACTATTGAATGAAAGTTTGAGGAACTTTATTTCGCAATTTTTTAACATGACTTGTCATAATCTTTTTTAcattgctgctgttgctgaatCTGCTGTGCTTTGGCTGGGCCTTCATGTTTTTCACGCTGCACCTCAGGGCTGAGGACTCCTGTGGCTTTGCTAAGCTGTCTTCTGCACACAGGTCAGAACAACATTAGCTCTGTATGACTTAGACATACTACTCTAGGACCTTTTACGCCCAAAGCTAAATATTATAACTAGTCCTGTCTGCTTGTGTGCAAACATAACACAGTATTGTTTGTTCCAAGATATTTAATATGACATAATATAGCTATTTTCATTAGGTGGGTATTATTTACAActcaagcaaacatcagcacGCAACCAGTTTGGTGTAGCCcctaaaagcaaaataaaaaaaaataaaatgtagagctgcaacgattaatcgattagttgtcaactattaaattaattgccaacaaCCATTTTGATGACTAATTAATCGGTtagagtaattttttaaaggaaaaaaaagttaaaattctctgatttcggcttcttaaatgtaaatattttctggtgtctttactcctctgcacagatttttcaccattttctgacattttatagaataaacaaccaatcaatctaattgagaaaataatcattagttgcatccctaaaaaaaaatctttatcaAAGATGAGTATTTTTGTAGAATAATGTggactgtctgttttttttcacccaTAGGGCAAAGTCCTTGTCAACCCCAGCATTAGCTGGCCCCCTCAAACAGACCAGAGGTTAGTCCACCCTCTCTGTCATGATATTCACCTCTGTTCTGCTGATGTACTGGGCTGACCCCCCCAAACTTTGATTGGTTCAGGtgatgagaggaaaagaaaaggaaagtcCAATGCTGAGAAAGACAGGCAGCAGATTttggaggagatgaagaaaaggacTCAGCTTCTGACCGACAACAGCTGGATACGTCAGCGCAGCAGCAGCTTTTACAAGGAGCCCATCTATGTCGGGGCTCCTATGAAGAGGTGGGTGTATTTGCACCTTTAGGCAGCCGTTTGTTTCACAACCTTTGGTTATGACATTTCCTCCCCGTGTTTTACCCTCTTACTACCATTTTCTGAACTGTGACGTCTTCTCTGTAGGTACGAGTCTTTGGAAGACCTGGATAGTTTGCGTCAGTCCTCACTCTCGACCGCTACATTCAGTTACCCTCGTCCACACTCGGCTGCTGCAGGTTACTGCGCTCCGAGTAGGAACTCCTCCTCCCGCTACAGCACTGGATCAATGTTGTCCCAGCGACACACATTTGAttcctctcaacatggcagGTATGTAATGCATTAGAATATAAAGCCTGTCTCTCCTGTGCATGTTGTGGTATTTTCTGTATGGCGTCATTGATTTTTGGCCTCACACTGTTAACATGTGCTGCCTCAGGATGGTCAGTGGCAGGAGgacttgctgtgtgtgtgagcgtgtccTGGGTAGTGGGGCAGCCATGGTCATAGAGGCCCTTAGTCTCTGCTTCCACCTCGCCTGTTTCCAGGTGAGAGGTCATGACCGGGTTGAGGTGCAGTCACAGTAGCTCCACTCTTTGTGAATAATTACTCATTCATGAATCGGCTCACGTTTTTGGTACGGGTCAATCTCGCAGGTCAGAGTTCACCTTTGTTCAACTTTGATCTGTGAGTTCACGTGATGTAATGTGCCATCACCTTACACAATATTACGCTGTCAGACTAAAAAACACAGCATTGCCTTCCACCTATTGTGCACATTTTCACCTTGTGCATAAAAATAtagcagacatttttttaaacttggctgaggtggaaaagtcggtgtatatttaaaacaatatgTGACTCGGTGTAAAGGAAACTGCAAATAAAtccagacatactgtacatgaagcATGTGACTTATTTGTCACTCAAGCTTTTGCTCCACTGAAGAGGAACTGGATCTAGTGTGTGTTAccttttgtcaaggttgaaaggagtaataaagtttgccgtcctgaTTCGGACTACGGAGCATCCGGCGCAACTCAACCAGCTCCGCagaacgtgattggttgatgcctttatccatggtgtgaaagctcagaaaaccAACCTTGTTACGGAAAAAAATTGCTTTTTCGCCACGTAATATTTGCGTTCtatgtgaaagtactcatgataaaaaaaacaacagttcaaaaaaatatatcgaCATGCGAATTAATCGCATGAAAAGAAACGCTGCTGGTGTGTAACGGCCTTTAGGCTGTGTCATCACTGCCCAGTTGGCGACGGCCAaagcactttgagcttcacaacagctcttcagaaacctatgggtgacatcacgTAGATTATATCCATATTTTATAGTCTATGATGGAAACGCGCACTAATTTGCATTTTCTCTTGCTGATTTTCTTGAAATTTGTTTAAAATTTGCACTACATTTGGATGGAAGCGTGCCTAGAGATGGCTTACACACCCTTTCATTCTGCCCAAAGTGTATTACCCGCATCAGAACCGTGACTTGACCTCCTTTTTTTGGTGCTTATTGTGGGAAAATGTAATTAAGACTGAAGACTAATGTGACTGCACAGAAAGGTCAGTAGGAGTCTCATATCTGTAGTTAAAATCATATCAGCTTTATAGGCACCTGCTAGCAGGAGCATTTCTAACACCTTTCCATGCTTCTATCTTTCCTAACCAGTCTGTTTCCCAGTCTGTGTCAGGCATCTGGCCTCATGCCGTAGTCCTGTGTGCTATTTGTCTCTTATTttctgcatgtgttttttttaggggaAGACGCCAGCCCGCTGTCCTGCTTCGCTTTTAGATGCTTATTGTGAAAATGTCTCTGGCAGACGACCCCCACATTTAGTCGACCTTTTGTTCATTAGCATGTAGATGTAAAAGTCGACTCACTCTTGCAACTCTCTGCTCCATAGGAGTTACAGACGCACATAACACTCATAGAATATTAATATGCTATATGTGTTTGTACGCAGGAACAAAGCTTGGTTTGTTCTGTGTTGGGTGGCGGACAATCTGGTGAAATGATTTAGACACAAAAGGCCCACGTTCCAGGTCAGCTGGATTTCTTTTAAATAGTTCTGTACTTGTTTTCtcacctctctccctcctcctctcagtgtgTGGGCTGCCACCGGCATCTCGGAGGAACTGAGACTGGAGTCCAGGTTCGAATCCGAAACAGGAAGCCCCACTGTGAGCCCTGTTATTTCCAACTCAAGTGTGAGTACCGGTCTTTGTGAGACTTCAATACAATTGTTCTTTTTTGGCCAATTTTCCTTGCTGTGAAGAACAGGAATGAATCCTAATCATGCACTTAAAACCAAATGTACTTGGACTGGGCTTTATCACTGTGCAGGAAACTAGCACTTCATTTGCTTGTCAAGTAAAAATCAAACGGTATCATTAATAAcgcttattattaacattttagcCGCTGGTGCCCCCTCCATGTGACCAACATGCTGTACTCCAGATCACAGAGTAAGCAGCCGAATCGCTGGGAACTCCTGTTGGACAAAACTACACAGCCAGGCCATGACTTAAGTCTCCTATAGTAATTGAACTACGATGTGATATTAGATCTTAAACAATCTGCAGATCTATATGCAAGGTagactttttttaatggctGTTTTTAAGCAAATGTGCTACTTAGTTTGTCCTTTTTCTGCTAATTCTTTCCAAGAAAATGTAGAATTAATATATGAAATAAAGTAATTGTGAGAATTATTAGTGTTTGCTTAATGCTTTTCTTAATGTTAGTGTTGCTATTTGTCATATCCTTGTTCTATATTTGACCATTAGTACATTAAAGATATCAGATATTTCTTGTTAATGTAACCCATGTATGGAGGCACATTTTAACTTGTACTGAGGCACTTTCTGTTCTGTTGTAATCTCACCAAGTGCACTTTGGGATAAATCAGTGGTATATATAATGCATCTATTTGTCACCTGAATATGGGAATCTTAACTGAAATCTTTTTGTAAATAAAGTAAACTAAACATCTATATGAGTTTTTATATGTTGTTCCTTTGTGTACCACATGGTGGCATCATTGGTCTCATAGTAAAATAGACATTTCAGTGTCAAACTGTGGataaaaatgtcatttgaaTATGCCCAAATTATTAGAGCAGTAACTATTTTGTAATGTACAATATGACTTCTGTTGCTAATATTTTATGACAGTACAGGTACTTGCCAGCGTGTACTAATATGACTTTAACTGACAACAATGGCATCCAGTAACAGGGATCCAAAAATTAACAGCAGCTACAAAGACGCAGCACATTTCACATGAGGTGTTTTATGCCGTCAGAAGAAACTGGACAAAAAGAATAACCTGTTATTTAAATGTCAACAAATCTTCTGCCTGTCCTGATTTTGTGACAGAGTTCATCTTTTAGTTAATCTTgtaacaaaccaaacactgtgacTTTTCCtacttgggccggagtcgataacgtcactcgctccggagttaaccgccgttactccactcagccgccgggaaacaagacaaaggaaacctctgttggtcttgaggagctgcagcatttatttctgcacaaactgcaacttccactgtacattcacttgatattctcagagctaaactaactctgtcttctgctccaccagCTCACTTGTTCGCTCACACATTCCCCGGcacccccctctctcttgcttcaccactcactttttacgtacacacactctacacactgactctgctccaaatgaccgaCACTACTCTTACAaaaactggctctagatagggccatttgcgtttttatgtcagccaccgtagttcctCTTCTACTgtcctcactcccaactcgtcaaataccgccgtctGATAAAAGCCCGTCGGCATCGGAAACTGACTAGGGATACACCGaaccaactttttcagtcctgatagcAATACcttggctttgggtatcagccgataccgaatactgatccgataccagtgtgtaattaataagctgtatgcctcaccgTGTGGAAGTGATTAATGTgactaataaatacatagatatagatttaattaattgttctttattattgtgAGTCACGTGAATTGTTGGTCATGTGATTCATTGGTatcgtcagccctgtgagtcacgtgagtcgttagtatcatcagacCCATGAGttgttagtcatgtgactcgttagtatcgtcagccctgtGTGTCacatgagtcgctagtcagtgaagttagcgtcaaccacgaccgtcggagtgagaatgtgttgacttGGCACACGGAAGAGGTTTAAATCTGCaatctcaccgctagatgccgccagatgttacaaactgcacctttaatgtttttagcaacaattacaaaaataaacagcTGAAGCAGTGCACTGCTGGAGTATAAAGGAACTCCTTCTGCTTTTCATAATTTGTAAAACTTTTTACTAGTTGCCACTGCAGAGTTTTATTTCTCCTTTTTATAGATATACCAATTCCCATTAAAAGCTtgta
Above is a genomic segment from Sebastes umbrosus isolate fSebUmb1 chromosome 2, fSebUmb1.pri, whole genome shotgun sequence containing:
- the lmo7b gene encoding LIM domain only protein 7b isoform X1, yielding MEWRQQTSVSCADAFNEAQRWIEEVTGKLFGCNDFRAALENGVLLCDLINQLKPGIIKRVNRLSTPIAGLDNVNVFLKACGKMGLNVSQLFHPGDLQDLSSRATLRRDESTRRLRNVLITIYWLGRKAHLDTFYDGPQLNFKAFEGLLGLALSKALDEGSNVLGKESWYTEREECRRTRASYKTQFSVDGIDSPDSRALRPNSEGCGSDAEAEQVFKMETTQPSTQQNKSYIPQPLLRRKQGREENVGCCAGPLSRAYQIQVRPERPVQVNPGWIWSKSLSDIPMVYPVRKVPDGNTIYDLDQDMDMARECNQENKRRCSVAAKDSEAKWHDDLTKWKNHRRSTNSDLRRESVDREHVINQMANGAVIKFEKNEAQGRMLKRDQQSPRRHYPAPRPYSISPPSKYSSSDLRPHTRALLARSYAIEAPFSPTAPLSPHKQGPSVGAMPASDGNILEEETQVASLASDGAGVTTPSPDCPFSSQTQVKAQGSPAPLQPTSELAQPENVFTNQISTLTTTTKLTNTRAESMSSQKELPFCVDPKVPTFIPDAVNPAGVDALEDLPHQNHKSQEESQRASWEPAAEQGGGQQAAGVYKYLSRAGSWSGSASLPRGYRRSEGSSRLSSAITARPFGMKQSRMSSLPRLCNVDDNQGLLMKNEKEESVSPTTKSSLKRQTATAYLTGQQPASIRLEKADQARQNGTEQREEVKCATLSSQTSFQTNGYHHQPYTHTQLLPQPYSNPQTHHNKSLTLPSNASTDLPKVDHSDMRVSLTLKPNSRPDFGFQTHWDSTGARVKSIQPGSPAELCQLCVDDEIVAVNGVAAAHMNYIQWKDKMTSSLQNGSLTMDIRRYGNKDWSTGDGGHHNQPGQSRMTLNLTATAPGLIGCPDHHANSGASTETAVRKVSKSNGQTDNVLQGKVMHGELADSHRTARSKGGSESAISDLQVPSLSPSSSSWSWDREEDRRRQEKWQEEQERLLQEQYQRDQERLESEWRRAQQDAKGELCRKSEQNTFVESPASAQLHVNGLMSKTRGGGEEEQSPDRDELKETGSKPQSNERGEQRDKISEQAWAEDSCGFAKLSSAHRAKSLSTPALAGPLKQTRGDERKRKGKSNAEKDRQQILEEMKKRTQLLTDNSWIRQRSSSFYKEPIYVGAPMKRYESLEDLDSLRQSSLSTATFSYPRPHSAAAGYCAPSRNSSSRYSTGSMLSQRHTFDSSQHGRMVSGRRTCCVCERVLGSGAAMVIEALSLCFHLACFQCVGCHRHLGGTETGVQVRIRNRKPHCEPCYFQLKSAGAPSM